The window TAAACCACACGATGTAGAGGTAGATGTACCTTTAAATTATGCAGATTATTATTTTCTAGAAGCCCTGATCAGACAAGAGAAAATAAAATAATTACAACAAGTATATATTATTTAAAGTCTGTAATTGACCTTGTAATTATTTTTTAGGTCTAATTACAGACTTTTTTTATTACTTTGACACACAGTTGAATTTACGATTTAGATATAAATGAAAAAAGGAAATGCAACGATACACGAAATAGCAAAAGCCCTGGGGATTGATAGTAGTACGGTTTCCAGAGCTTTGAATAATAGTGATCGGGTAACTCAAAAAACCAAAGAAAAAGTGCTGGCCAAGGCAAAGGAATTAGGATATCGAAGAAACCTGATCGCATCTAATCTTAGGAGAAACAAATCAAATACTATTGGTGTTATAGTACCCAGGATTTCACGTCATTTCTTTTCTTCAACGATAGCAGGGATAGAAGAAGCAGCCTTTGTAGCTGGATACAATGTGATTATCTGCCAGTCGATGGAAAAATTAGATCGGGAAAAAAGCATCCTTAATAATTTGTGGTCGAACAGGGTAGACGGGGTTTTGATCTCCGTATCTATGGAAACAGTAGCGTGTGATCACCTGAAATTTTTAAAAGATAACAATGTCCCGTTGGTATTTTTTGATCGCCATTGTTCAGCTATGGAACAAAGTAGTAAAGTGCTTATTGATGATACCCGGGCTTCCTATGAAGCAGTATCTCATTTGATCGAAAAAGGATGTAGGAAAATAGTACATTTCTCCGGTCCGCAGTCTTTGGAGATATATAAGAACAGGCTTAGAGGATATAAAGAGGCTCTTGAGGATCATGGGATCGGATTCAATGATGACCTGGTGGTTTCGTCTACCCTGATGGAGGTCGACGGGAAGGAGATGATACAGGATTTGCTACATAAGCATAGCGATATAGACGGTGTTTTTTCTGCCAATGATGTGGCGGCCATAGGAGCTATGAAATATTTGAAAAAGAAAGGGAAACGGATCCCGGATGATATTGCTATTGTAGGCTTTAGTAATGAACCAATATCCGAAGCTATAGAACCTTCGCTAACAACCATAGACCAGTCTGGATTTGAGATAGGGAGAACTGCCTGCAACCTTTTGATCGAGAATATAAATTCTAAAGAGAAAGTTCTGGACAGGACGCTTATTTTAAACCCGACATTGATTAAAAGAGACTCAACCAACAGGTAAACATCCAAAAATGGGAAAATATAATGGCGGTATGGATTCTTGTCGTCATTCTGAATTTCTGATTTGAATTCTTTTTACATTTTCTTACCGATAAGCCAAAAATGATGGTATAATGCTAATAATTCCCACTCATGTATAGAATTAATTATGAAAATATACATACAAACGATTGTATTTTTGTAAAATCTTTTTTAATATTGTCCTAATGAATTAACCAATTTTAACTAAATAACTTAATAAATTATGAATTACAGGCATTATGCAAATGAAAAGACAACTAGAATTGGTTGCTTTTTACTTCTGTTTTGTCTTCTGACAACAAGCGTTTTTGCTAATTCGCTTTTTGAAGACAAAATACAATCGATTGTAAAAGGAAAGGTGACTGATGAAACAGGCGCCCCCATTCCCGGAGTGAATGTATTGCTGCAGGGAACAAGCAGCGGAGTTGCAACAGATTTTGACGGGATATACGAAATCCAGGTGAGTGGTGGCAATCCGATATTAGAATTCAGCTATGTAGGCTTTGTTAAGCAAACTGTAACAGTATCAGGAAAAAGTACCATTAATGTCGTTCTTAAAGAGGACGTATCACAATTAGACGAAGTTGTAGTTGTCGGGTACGGAACTCAAAAGAAGGCTAATTTAACTGGAGCGGTTTCAATAGTATCTTCTGAGGCTTTAGAAGACAGGCCTGTAACAAATTTTACTTCAGCATTGCAAGGTACAACTTCTGGTTTAAGTATAACAAGAGCTTCTGGTCAACCAGGAGAAGAATCTCTGAATATTCAAATAAGGGGGCTTAGTTCTGCAAATGGAAATGTTGATCCCTTAATTATTATTGATGGAGTTCCATCTTCCACATTAACATTAAGTCAAACGTTAAATCCGAATGATATAGAGTCAGTTTCAGTGTTAAAAGATGCAGCAGCTGCAGCCATTTATGGAGTACAAGCTGCCGGAGGAGTTATATTGATAAAAACAAAAGGCGGTAAAGCAGGTAAAACAAAGATTGATTTTTCAAGTCAGGTGTCAGGTTCTTGGGCTATAAATTTGCCTGAGAGGTTAAGTTTGTTGGAAGAAGCTGAATACTCCAATTTAGCGAGGGCAAATGCAGGGGTAGGTCCTGAATACAGCGAATTGGATATCGAGCGTATTAAAGCAGGTGTTCAATATGTAGTAAACCCTAATGACCCAAATCGTTATATCTATTATAATACTACAGATACAAGAGATGTGCTTTTGAGAGATGTTTCTTTTATGCAGACACATAACTTAAGAGCTAGTGGCGGGTCGGAAAAAATTAAATATCTGGCTTCAATGGGATATATTGAACAGGATGGGGTGTTTAAAGTTGGTCCCGATAAATTTAGAAGGTATAATACAAGAATTAATTTAAATGCAGAATTAACTAAACATTTAAATCTAGACACTAAAGTCTCATATGCAGTTCACAACCGAGACCAACCTTCCCAGGGGACAAATGACTATAGCTTTTTTCAGTATATAAATCAAGACAGAGGGAGATATCCTATTTTTACTCCTGAAGGAAGAATTGCAGGAGGAGCATCCAGAGCTTATGGTACATTAAAAGAAGGAGGCTATACTGATAAGGAAGTAAATGAACTGGATGGGATAGTAACTTTAACGGCAAAAGATTTTGTGAAAGGATTACAGATCCGTTCTATATATGGTAGAAAATTTAGAACATACGATTATGAAAATTTTAAAAGGACTGTAGCCCTCTGGGGTAGATTTGAACCAATTTCCTATTTGAATAATCCTAACAGTCTAACTTTATACAGAGAGATTATAGAGCATGAGAATTTTCAGTTTTTAACGGATTATGATTTAAATATTAATAAACATAATTTTCATGCACTTCTAGGTTATCAGTGGGAAGATTACAGAAAGGATGGTATTAATGCTTTTGCTAATAACCTAGTAATTAATGATCTTCCGACATTAAACATAGGAGAGCGAACAAGTTATAATAATACTCAAAATGTTATAACGTATGCTACTCAGTCTGTTTTTGGGAGACTGAACTATAATTTTGATGGTAAATATTTGTTAGAAGGAACAATTAGAATGGATGAGACTTCCAGATTGGCTCCGGACTCTAGAGTTAAATGGTTCCCGTCTGCTTCTTTTGGATGGAATATGCACAAGGAAAATTGGTTCTCAAGTGTTCTTCCATATTTTAATGAATTTAAACCAAGGGTTTCGTGGGGACAGTTGGGGAATGCAAATGCTGATATTATTGGTTATTACGATTATTTGCCAATTCTTCAAACAGGTTCGGGATTGGTTCTTGGGGCCGATGAAGGACGAGCGACCTATTTTTATCAGAATGGAGTGCCTTCCTCAACTTTAGCATGGGAAACTGTAGAAACTACAAATTTTGGTATTGATCTGGGATTTTTAAAGAATAGATTTAATATAACCTTTGACTATTATACTAAGAAAAATGAAAATATGCTGATTCCCCTTGATCTACCAGGGACATTTGGGGTAAATGCTCCACGGGTGAATCAAGGTAAGTTAGAAACCAAGGGGTGGGAGTTAACCATGAATTATAAAGATCAAATCGGAGATCACTTTAATTTTAATATAGGTTTTAATCTTTCTGATAGCCAAAATGAACTTGTTGACTATGGAGAAGGGAGAAGTATTGTTAGGGCTGGAAATAATAGTTTAATTCAAGGATATTCGGTAAATACTATTTGGGGATATGAAACTGTAGATGGTTATATTGAAACACAGGCACAATTAGATAATGCTCCTTTTCATAATAACAGGACAGGCATAGGTGATATAGAATACGTAGACCAAAATGGAGATGGTGTAATAAATCAAGGTGGAGGTACCACGGATGATCCAGGTGATCTTGTGATGCTGGGCTCAACTCAACCAAGATATTTTTATGGAGTTAATCTTGCCGCGGATTATAAAAATTTAGATTTCAGTTTATTTATTCAAGGAGTAGGAAAGAGAAGCTTCATGCCATTAAGGGATATGATTATGCCTTATGCTCAATCATGGTTCACTGCTCAAAAACATCATGCTGACTACTGGACTCCCGATAATTCAGATGCAGCATTCCCTCGCCCTTATCTAGGAGGAACTCATAATTATGTTCCCTCCGATAGATGGGTGCTAGATGGTAGTTATGTAAGAATTAAAAATATACAATTAGGGTATTCATTGTCGAAAAAGACCCTAGAGACGGTCGGGATAAGTAGATTCAGGGTGTATGCATCTGCAGAAAACATACTAACTTTCACTAAACTGGGAGTTTTTGAGGGAGTTTTTGATCCGGAACAAAGAAATAATGTAAGAGCCGATTATCCGGTATTTGCCTTTGCAGCTTTCGGCGTTAATTTGTCATTTTAAATTTTAAAAATATCATCATGAATAAATATAAATATAAAATATTTTTAACCCTGATAGCTATAGGGTTTTTATCCTGTGAGGTGGATCGGATACCTGAAACAAGTATTTCAGATCCTTCTTTTTGGAATACAGAGTCTGATCTTAAAGCGGCAGCTAACTACATGTATACTTTTTTACCCGGACTTCCTGTTACATCGGATGTATGGTCTGATGATGCCACGGGAAGAGGAACTAATGGAATAAGTGATGGGAGCAGACTGGTTCCGGGTTCTGATGGGTTTTATAGTAGTAGCTATAGGTTGATCAGAGCGGCTAATAATATTATTGAAAAATCAGGTCTAGTAGTTGAAAAAGGAATATCTCAAGAAGTTGTAAATATTTATGTAGCCGAAGCTAAATTTTTTAGGGCCTGGGCTTATTTTGGATTAATGCAACGATATGGAGGGGTGCCGCTTATTTTAAAGACTCTTAATGAAAATGCGGAAGAGTTGCAAGCGCCACAGGCTTCCCGAGAAGAAGTCTTGGATGCCATTTATGAAGATCTTGATTTTTCAGGAGTTAATTTACAGTTGCCAAGCCAGATGAATGGTTCTGACTTTGGACGAATCACAAAAACTACTGCTTGGGCCTTAAAATCACGTGTAGCGCTTTTTGAAGGTACCAGATCAAAATTTCATGGTTATGGAAACCCAAACCAACATTTAAGCTTGGCAAAGGAAGCAGCTCTGAAAGTGATTAATTCGAATGAACACGAATTATTAGACTCTTATTATGATCTCTTTCAATATGAAGGTGACGGACCTGATAATAAAGAGAATATATTAGTCAGGATTTATGGACAGAGTATGGATAATATAATAGTATCCCATAATTCACAGCGAAATTTAGAGCAAGGAGCGGCTAATCCTACGAAGGCTTTAGCAGATGCATACTTAATGGTTGATGGATTGCCAATTGATGTTTCCCCTATGTATAATACACCACAAAGCATTATAGAGGTCTTTGAAAATAGAGATCCAAGAATGGATTATACATTCTTGAAAGAAGGAAATGAATATATAGGAACTCAGCCGGAGTTTACAATTCCAGCATTACAATTTCAAGTTACAGGATTTGCAAATCGTAGGTATATCAGTACTGAAGACTGGACTAATCAAAGATCTTTTATAGATTATGCAATAATAAGATATGCAGAGGTCTTATTAAATTACGCCGAAGCTTCATTTGAACTTGATGATCAGATATCGGAAGCTGACTTGAATATTTCAATTAATCAATTAAGAAAAAGACCAAGCGTAAACATGCCTGATTTAACCAATACTTTCGTTTCATCAAACGGTTTGAACATGCGGGAAGAAATAAGAAGAGAGCGTAGAGTAGAATTGGCATTGGAAGGCTTCAGGTACTGGGATCTGATCAGGTGGAAAACAGCCGAAATCGAATTGCCTAAACCAATATTGGGTAATTATTATTTCGCTGAGTTTGGAAGTGAGGTAGTGCCTCCGACCGATGA of the Zhouia spongiae genome contains:
- a CDS encoding RagB/SusD family nutrient uptake outer membrane protein, which produces MNKYKYKIFLTLIAIGFLSCEVDRIPETSISDPSFWNTESDLKAAANYMYTFLPGLPVTSDVWSDDATGRGTNGISDGSRLVPGSDGFYSSSYRLIRAANNIIEKSGLVVEKGISQEVVNIYVAEAKFFRAWAYFGLMQRYGGVPLILKTLNENAEELQAPQASREEVLDAIYEDLDFSGVNLQLPSQMNGSDFGRITKTTAWALKSRVALFEGTRSKFHGYGNPNQHLSLAKEAALKVINSNEHELLDSYYDLFQYEGDGPDNKENILVRIYGQSMDNIIVSHNSQRNLEQGAANPTKALADAYLMVDGLPIDVSPMYNTPQSIIEVFENRDPRMDYTFLKEGNEYIGTQPEFTIPALQFQVTGFANRRYISTEDWTNQRSFIDYAIIRYAEVLLNYAEASFELDDQISEADLNISINQLRKRPSVNMPDLTNTFVSSNGLNMREEIRRERRVELALEGFRYWDLIRWKTAEIELPKPILGNYYFAEFGSEVVPPTDENNYILFQSADTRSFDPNKDYLWPFATEEIALNPNLEQNPNW
- a CDS encoding SusC/RagA family TonB-linked outer membrane protein; the encoded protein is MNYRHYANEKTTRIGCFLLLFCLLTTSVFANSLFEDKIQSIVKGKVTDETGAPIPGVNVLLQGTSSGVATDFDGIYEIQVSGGNPILEFSYVGFVKQTVTVSGKSTINVVLKEDVSQLDEVVVVGYGTQKKANLTGAVSIVSSEALEDRPVTNFTSALQGTTSGLSITRASGQPGEESLNIQIRGLSSANGNVDPLIIIDGVPSSTLTLSQTLNPNDIESVSVLKDAAAAAIYGVQAAGGVILIKTKGGKAGKTKIDFSSQVSGSWAINLPERLSLLEEAEYSNLARANAGVGPEYSELDIERIKAGVQYVVNPNDPNRYIYYNTTDTRDVLLRDVSFMQTHNLRASGGSEKIKYLASMGYIEQDGVFKVGPDKFRRYNTRINLNAELTKHLNLDTKVSYAVHNRDQPSQGTNDYSFFQYINQDRGRYPIFTPEGRIAGGASRAYGTLKEGGYTDKEVNELDGIVTLTAKDFVKGLQIRSIYGRKFRTYDYENFKRTVALWGRFEPISYLNNPNSLTLYREIIEHENFQFLTDYDLNINKHNFHALLGYQWEDYRKDGINAFANNLVINDLPTLNIGERTSYNNTQNVITYATQSVFGRLNYNFDGKYLLEGTIRMDETSRLAPDSRVKWFPSASFGWNMHKENWFSSVLPYFNEFKPRVSWGQLGNANADIIGYYDYLPILQTGSGLVLGADEGRATYFYQNGVPSSTLAWETVETTNFGIDLGFLKNRFNITFDYYTKKNENMLIPLDLPGTFGVNAPRVNQGKLETKGWELTMNYKDQIGDHFNFNIGFNLSDSQNELVDYGEGRSIVRAGNNSLIQGYSVNTIWGYETVDGYIETQAQLDNAPFHNNRTGIGDIEYVDQNGDGVINQGGGTTDDPGDLVMLGSTQPRYFYGVNLAADYKNLDFSLFIQGVGKRSFMPLRDMIMPYAQSWFTAQKHHADYWTPDNSDAAFPRPYLGGTHNYVPSDRWVLDGSYVRIKNIQLGYSLSKKTLETVGISRFRVYASAENILTFTKLGVFEGVFDPEQRNNVRADYPVFAFAAFGVNLSF
- a CDS encoding LacI family DNA-binding transcriptional regulator encodes the protein MKKGNATIHEIAKALGIDSSTVSRALNNSDRVTQKTKEKVLAKAKELGYRRNLIASNLRRNKSNTIGVIVPRISRHFFSSTIAGIEEAAFVAGYNVIICQSMEKLDREKSILNNLWSNRVDGVLISVSMETVACDHLKFLKDNNVPLVFFDRHCSAMEQSSKVLIDDTRASYEAVSHLIEKGCRKIVHFSGPQSLEIYKNRLRGYKEALEDHGIGFNDDLVVSSTLMEVDGKEMIQDLLHKHSDIDGVFSANDVAAIGAMKYLKKKGKRIPDDIAIVGFSNEPISEAIEPSLTTIDQSGFEIGRTACNLLIENINSKEKVLDRTLILNPTLIKRDSTNR